A genomic region of Bactrocera dorsalis isolate Fly_Bdor chromosome 3, ASM2337382v1, whole genome shotgun sequence contains the following coding sequences:
- the LOC125777687 gene encoding putative nuclease HARBI1, with protein MYVLDKIKDKFHCRMSSSITPILKLCAALRFFAHGSYQQAIGNEFQLGLAQPTVSLILKEIIPILENEICRTDISVDMSEEEKQQARSKFYSRSGIPNVIGCIDGTHIAIYAPTTNKHLYLNRKGFFSINAMIACDHDMNIRFVDARYAGSTHDSFVWNNSSLKACLEAAHQNGDQNSIYLGDSGYPLSPYLLTPFRHAESGTRESIFNKKHAKARNVVERTIGVLKCRFRCLLSDRKMRYDPAKVTSVINICCALHNICKKFRIGDPDEAETFFDAVVPLEPINENGNGSPGERRRRQIADALM; from the exons atgtatgtgctggataaaataaaagacaaatttCATTGCCGGATGTCGTCTTCCATAACGCCCATATTAAAATTGTGTGCCGCACTCAGATTTTTTGCACATGGCAGTTACCAACAAGCTATAGGGAATGAATTTCAGTTGGGACTTGCTCAACCAACAGTTTCCCTTATTTTAAAAGAGATCATACccattttggaaaatgaaatttgtcGTACCGATATAAGCGTAGATATgagtgaagaagaaaagcagCAGGCAAGGAGCAAATTTTATTCAAGATCGGGAATACCAAATGTAATAGGCTGCATCGATGGAACCCATATTGCGATTTATGCTCCTACCACAAACAAACACCTCTATCTAAACAGAAAAGgattttttagcataaatgcaatgatt gcTTGTGATCATGATATGAATATCCGTTTTGTGGATGCTAGATATGCTGGTTCTACACACGATTCGTTCGTATGGAACAATAGTTCTCTAAAGGCATGTTTAGAGGCAGCGCATCAAAATGGAGATCAGAACTCTATTTATTTAG GTGACTCCGGATACCCACTAAGCCCTTATTTATTAACACCTTTCCGTCATGCAGAATCTGGAACTAGGGAgtcaatttttaataagaagCACGCGAAAGCGAGAAATGTTGTTGAACGTACGATTGGAGTTCTGAAATGCCGTTTCAGATGTCTTCTGAGTGATAGAAAAATGCGCTACGATCCTGCTAAAGTAACATCTGTCATTAATATATGCTGTGCCTTGCacaacatttgtaaaaaatttagaatcggTGATCCGGACGAGGCTGAAACCTTCTTTGATGCCGTTGTACCATTGGAACCAATTAATGAAAATGGCAATGGTTCACCAGGAGAGCGCCGCAGAAGACAAATTGCTGATGCTTTGATGTAA